The Microbacterium phyllosphaerae region CCTCGCGGGAGCTCCCCCTCACACTCAGCCATCGCATACCGATGCTTCATAGGCTGGGCATGTGAAAACCACAGCTCGCCGCCTCCCCGCAGCCCCGACCGCCCTCGCGGCAGCCCTTCTCACCGCGTTCCTCGTCCTGTTCGCGCCGTTGTCGGCATCCGCTCACGACAGCCTGCTCGCGTCGTCGCCCGAGGCGGACAGCACGGTCGACATCCTTCCCGCCGAGCTCACCCTGACCTTCAGCGCGAAGCTGATCGACGGCGAAGGCGCGACCGAGATCGTCGTCACGGATCCCGAGGGCGACTCCGTCATCGACGGCGCACCGACCCTGAACGGCGCCGTCGTCACCCAGCCCCTCGTGTCCGAGGCGCCGGCGGGTGCCTATCACGTGGTCTGGAAGGTCGTCTCGAGCGACGGCCACCCCACCTCCGGCGAGTTCGACTTCACGGTCGCGAACGCCACCGAGAGCACCGCCACCGCCGAGCCGACGGCGTCACCCACGACTGCGGAGCCGACTCCCGCTGCGACCGCCGGGCCCGGAACCGACGTCACCCCCGCGCCGGAAGAGAGCGACTCGTCTCCCGCGACGACCATGATCTGGGTGCTCGGGATCGCGGGAGTGCTGGTGATCCTCGGCATCGTCGTCTGGCTCGTGACCCGCGGGCGCAGCGGCAGTGCTCCCGCCGATTCCGGCGCCCCCTCGGAGCGATAGGCTTAAGGCATGCCACACTACGATGTCGTCATCCTCGGTGCAGGTCCTGGCGGATACGTCGCTGCGGTTCGCAGCGCGCAGCTCGGTCTGTCCACCGCCATCATCGAAGAGAAGTACTGGGGTGGTGTGTGCCTCAACGTCGGCTGCATCCCCTCCAAGGCTCTTCTGAAGAACGCGGAGCTCGCACACACGCTCAACCACAAGGCCGACTTCTTCGGCATCTCGGGTGAGTTCACGATCGACTACGGCAAGGCGTTCGACCGCAGCCGTGTCGTCGCAGACGGTCGCGTCAAGGGCATCCACTTCCTGATGAAGAAGAACAAGGTGACCGAGTACGACGGTCGCGGCACCTTCACCGGCCCGAAGGCGATCTCTGTCGCCAAGGCCGACGGTTCGACCGAAGAGGTCACCTTCGACAACGCGATCATCGCGACCGGATCGAAGGTGCGACTGCTCCCGGGCGTCCAGCTCAGCGACAACGTCGTGACGTACGAGGAGCAGATCCTCTCGCGCGAGCTGCCGAAGTCGATCGTCATCGTCGGTGCCGGCGCCATCGGCATGGAATTCGCCTACGTGATGACGAACTACGGCGTCAAGGTCACGATCATCGAGTTCCTCGACCGCGCACTTCCCAACGAGGATGCCGATGTGTCGAAGGAGATCGCCAAGCAGTACAAGAACTACGGCGTCGACATCCTCACCTCCACCAAGGTCGAGTCCGTCGTCGACAACGGCTCGTCGGTCACCGTCTCGTACACCGGCAAGGACGGGCAGCAGTCGTCGATCGAGGCCGACAAGGTGCTCATGTCGGTCGGCTTCGCCCCGAACATCGAGGGCTTCGGACTCGAGGCCACCGGAGTGAAGCTCACCGAGCGCGGTGCGATCGACATCGACGACCACATGCGCACCAACGTCGAGGGCATCTACGCCATCGGCGATGTCACGGCCAAGCTGCAGCTCGCGCACGTCGCAGAGGCGCAGGGTGTCGTCGCGGCCGAGACCATCGGCGGCGCGGAGACCCAGACGCTCGGCGACTACCGCATGATGCCCCGCGCGACCTTCTGCTCGCCGCAGGTCGCCTCGTTCGGCCTCACCGAGCAGCAGGCCAAGGACGAGGGGCGCGAGATCAAGGTCGCGACGTTCCCG contains the following coding sequences:
- the lpdA gene encoding dihydrolipoyl dehydrogenase, with amino-acid sequence MPHYDVVILGAGPGGYVAAVRSAQLGLSTAIIEEKYWGGVCLNVGCIPSKALLKNAELAHTLNHKADFFGISGEFTIDYGKAFDRSRVVADGRVKGIHFLMKKNKVTEYDGRGTFTGPKAISVAKADGSTEEVTFDNAIIATGSKVRLLPGVQLSDNVVTYEEQILSRELPKSIVIVGAGAIGMEFAYVMTNYGVKVTIIEFLDRALPNEDADVSKEIAKQYKNYGVDILTSTKVESVVDNGSSVTVSYTGKDGQQSSIEADKVLMSVGFAPNIEGFGLEATGVKLTERGAIDIDDHMRTNVEGIYAIGDVTAKLQLAHVAEAQGVVAAETIGGAETQTLGDYRMMPRATFCSPQVASFGLTEQQAKDEGREIKVATFPFMANGKAHGLGEPVGFIKLIADAEHLELIGAHMIGPDVSELLPELTLAQKWDLTALELARNVHTHPTLSEALQEGFHGLAGHMINF
- a CDS encoding copper resistance CopC family protein, which gives rise to MKTTARRLPAAPTALAAALLTAFLVLFAPLSASAHDSLLASSPEADSTVDILPAELTLTFSAKLIDGEGATEIVVTDPEGDSVIDGAPTLNGAVVTQPLVSEAPAGAYHVVWKVVSSDGHPTSGEFDFTVANATESTATAEPTASPTTAEPTPAATAGPGTDVTPAPEESDSSPATTMIWVLGIAGVLVILGIVVWLVTRGRSGSAPADSGAPSER